In a genomic window of Chryseobacterium sp. G0162:
- a CDS encoding Crp/Fnr family transcriptional regulator, protein MNNSEFLHQINTYYPLSEETTKALVEICSEENFQKNELLLESGSMARYYYFVKSGLIGYYTTDEEGNNIYKIFFEENSFVASTSAIIKNEPSDFSIIALEDCSVIKYPVKTFRELVEKHHDLALFQIRYLEKNWVVKKEPLEVSLKFETAKQRYILLLENKSLHDRLKQHHIASYLGITPTQLSRIKKEINK, encoded by the coding sequence ATGAACAATTCAGAATTCCTACATCAAATCAATACCTATTATCCATTATCAGAGGAAACAACCAAAGCCTTAGTGGAAATCTGCAGTGAGGAAAATTTTCAAAAAAATGAACTTCTTCTGGAATCCGGGAGTATGGCCAGATATTATTATTTCGTTAAATCCGGTTTAATAGGGTACTACACAACAGATGAAGAAGGAAATAATATCTATAAGATCTTTTTTGAGGAAAACAGTTTTGTAGCTTCCACTTCTGCCATTATTAAAAATGAACCCAGTGATTTCAGCATCATTGCCCTTGAAGACTGTTCCGTTATTAAATATCCGGTTAAAACTTTTCGCGAACTAGTGGAAAAGCATCATGATCTTGCGTTATTTCAAATTAGATATCTGGAAAAGAACTGGGTGGTAAAAAAGGAGCCGCTTGAAGTTTCCTTGAAATTTGAAACCGCAAAACAACGGTATATACTATTGCTTGAAAATAAATCTCTGCATGATAGACTAAAGCAACATCATATAGCTTCCTATTTAGG
- a CDS encoding winged helix-turn-helix transcriptional regulator, giving the protein MGKIKESSTNNINRQYIQECDLSYAVCKIGGRWKLFILSKLKDEKLRFSELKRAIPGITERMLTLQLKELEKDGLLKRTVYAEVPPRVDYELTDIARELIPIWDTLNNWGGKHRKLIEEQEDCKE; this is encoded by the coding sequence ATGGGAAAGATAAAAGAAAGTTCAACGAATAATATCAACAGGCAATACATTCAGGAGTGTGATTTAAGTTATGCCGTTTGTAAGATTGGCGGAAGATGGAAACTGTTTATTCTGAGTAAATTAAAAGATGAAAAATTGCGTTTCAGTGAGCTTAAAAGAGCTATTCCCGGAATTACGGAAAGGATGCTTACCCTTCAGCTGAAAGAACTTGAAAAAGATGGACTGCTCAAGAGAACAGTATATGCGGAAGTTCCGCCAAGAGTTGATTATGAGCTTACTGATATTGCCAGAGAGTTGATTCCTATATGGGATACCCTGAATAATTGGGGCGGAAAACACCGAAAACTTATTGAAGAGCAGGAAGACTGTAAAGAATAA
- a CDS encoding nucleosidase: protein MIKINNEFHFPIADSLFVFALDSEAGTVFDGKNKLITGIGKVNAAIELTKEIHLRKPKLIVNLGSAGSKGFHKGEVVCCTKFIQRDMDVRGLGFKLYETPLSGVPPVLEYGLKMDTLKEGICGSGDSFEMNHSETDYNIVDMEAYPLALIAQKENIPFLCLKYISDDAGSDAADDWSVQVHLASEAFRKILFS, encoded by the coding sequence ATGATTAAAATTAATAATGAATTTCATTTTCCTATTGCAGACAGTCTTTTTGTTTTTGCACTGGATTCTGAAGCAGGAACGGTATTTGACGGGAAAAATAAATTAATAACAGGCATCGGGAAAGTAAATGCAGCGATAGAATTGACAAAGGAAATTCACCTTAGAAAACCTAAATTAATTGTGAATCTGGGGTCTGCAGGAAGTAAGGGTTTTCATAAAGGAGAAGTGGTTTGCTGTACCAAGTTTATCCAGAGAGATATGGATGTGAGAGGCCTAGGTTTTAAACTGTATGAAACCCCATTATCCGGGGTTCCGCCTGTTTTGGAATATGGTCTTAAAATGGACACTTTAAAAGAAGGAATCTGCGGAAGTGGTGACAGCTTTGAAATGAACCATTCTGAAACGGATTATAATATTGTAGATATGGAAGCCTATCCTTTAGCATTAATTGCACAAAAAGAAAACATTCCATTTCTATGTTTAAAGTATATTTCTGATGATGCGGGAAGTGATGCTGCCGATGATTGGAGTGTACAGGTACATCTGGCATCTGAAGCATTCAGAAAAATATTATTTTCATAA
- a CDS encoding alpha/beta hydrolase, which translates to MQLTPKINQILTHLEKIQSFNPQNPLDDTRKYLEAMSLQLSAKKEAIAMIEELNIPGENHQIPVRIYRPKGKTVEKSSAIIYIHGGWFIAGGFETHDAVVRKLANRTESVVIFIDYRLAPEHPFPAGLNDCLDTVQWVVENADSLGIDQNQIGIIGDSAGGALSTAVSTQIGERFKFQVLIYPAVDNQLNTKTWDTYENGPVLNKQGGVDAWNWYLPKEESNNPLAIPVLIKDFKNTPPTLIMIAEHDPLADDARNLSENMKNAGVSLTTSFYKDMVHGFMHMGEILEETQLAINEMGSFAQQHFK; encoded by the coding sequence ATGCAGTTAACACCTAAAATCAATCAGATTTTAACCCATTTAGAAAAAATACAGTCTTTTAATCCCCAAAATCCATTGGATGATACCCGAAAATACCTTGAAGCTATGTCTTTACAGCTTAGCGCTAAAAAAGAAGCCATTGCAATGATTGAAGAGCTGAATATTCCAGGAGAAAATCATCAGATTCCGGTCAGAATTTACCGTCCAAAAGGAAAAACCGTTGAAAAATCATCAGCTATAATTTATATCCATGGCGGATGGTTTATCGCCGGTGGTTTTGAAACCCATGATGCCGTTGTTCGTAAACTAGCCAATAGAACAGAATCTGTTGTCATTTTTATAGATTATCGCCTCGCTCCGGAACATCCTTTTCCCGCAGGTTTAAATGATTGTCTTGATACGGTACAATGGGTTGTAGAAAATGCAGATTCTTTAGGAATTGATCAGAACCAGATTGGAATTATTGGCGACAGTGCCGGAGGTGCATTATCAACCGCAGTTTCTACTCAGATTGGAGAACGGTTTAAGTTTCAGGTTTTGATTTATCCTGCTGTGGATAATCAGCTTAATACAAAAACCTGGGACACTTATGAAAACGGACCGGTACTTAATAAACAAGGTGGAGTAGACGCCTGGAATTGGTATCTTCCCAAAGAAGAAAGTAATAATCCGTTGGCAATTCCTGTTTTAATAAAGGATTTCAAAAATACCCCACCAACACTTATCATGATCGCAGAACATGATCCTTTGGCTGATGATGCTAGAAATCTTTCTGAAAACATGAAAAATGCAGGAGTATCTCTTACCACAAGCTTTTATAAAGATATGGTTCACGGATTTATGCATATGGGAGAAATTTTGGAAGAAACCCAGCTGGCCATCAATGAAATGGGAAGTTTTGCACAACAGCATTTTAAATAA
- a CDS encoding MFS transporter: MKKYAYIGCLGFVAVITTEFGIIGILPQLAAYYKISIDKAGYLLSAFALIIALTGPFMTLFTSGIDRKKIMAAAIFMFLFTGIVSSFSPPFWLLMVVRILPAFLQPVYIATALSVAVSEADHTKKNEMMSIVFSGVAIAMVTTVPFATWISALYSWEYSFMIQAVVSLVALGTIYFLLPSMPVKEKKSYGSQISILKQPPFILSTLTNFFMITAWFSTYSYFADYLGKAKGMDTTMVSYMLFLFGVIGIIANRMAGKMLNKNITATLAFFLSGTVLIPVLLFVSDGNLWATIIVIAVWGFLYSPSFLNASTYMISAAPDALEFANSLATSFGNLGVTLGTTIGGWIIITQGVAYTPWIGFVFGILAFLMMVLRSIFEKKRPLLQSCPE, encoded by the coding sequence ATGAAAAAGTATGCCTATATTGGATGTTTAGGGTTTGTTGCTGTTATTACTACAGAGTTTGGGATCATTGGGATCCTGCCACAGCTTGCAGCGTATTACAAGATCAGTATCGATAAAGCAGGATATCTTTTAAGTGCTTTTGCTTTGATTATTGCTCTTACAGGACCTTTTATGACTTTATTTACCTCAGGAATTGACCGCAAGAAGATCATGGCAGCAGCTATCTTTATGTTTCTGTTCACCGGGATTGTTTCTTCTTTTTCACCACCATTTTGGTTACTGATGGTCGTGAGAATTCTTCCTGCATTTTTACAGCCCGTATATATTGCAACCGCATTGTCTGTAGCGGTATCCGAAGCCGATCACACTAAGAAAAATGAAATGATGAGCATTGTTTTCAGTGGTGTGGCTATAGCAATGGTTACTACGGTTCCTTTTGCTACCTGGATTTCAGCACTTTATTCGTGGGAATATTCATTTATGATACAGGCAGTCGTGAGTTTGGTTGCGTTGGGGACCATTTATTTTCTTCTTCCATCAATGCCTGTCAAGGAGAAAAAGTCATATGGAAGCCAGATCAGCATTTTAAAACAGCCCCCGTTTATTTTAAGTACACTCACTAATTTTTTTATGATTACAGCCTGGTTTTCCACCTATAGCTATTTTGCAGATTACCTGGGTAAAGCTAAGGGAATGGATACCACCATGGTAAGTTATATGTTATTTTTATTTGGAGTTATAGGCATTATTGCCAACAGGATGGCGGGTAAAATGCTTAATAAAAATATAACAGCAACATTGGCGTTTTTTCTTTCCGGGACAGTATTAATTCCTGTATTATTATTTGTTTCGGATGGAAATTTATGGGCTACTATTATTGTCATCGCAGTTTGGGGATTCCTATATTCACCAAGTTTCCTGAATGCTTCTACCTATATGATCTCTGCAGCACCTGATGCTTTGGAATTTGCCAATAGTCTCGCCACTTCTTTCGGTAATCTGGGAGTTACTTTAGGAACGACTATTGGAGGATGGATCATTATCACCCAAGGAGTAGCGTACACACCTTGGATAGGTTTTGTATTTGGGATTCTTGCGTTCCTTATGATGGTATTGAGAAGTATATTTGAAAAGAAGAGACCACTTCTTCAAAGTTGTCCGGAATAA
- a CDS encoding DsbA family protein, which translates to MKIEIWSDVMCPFCYIGKNNFEQALEKLPFKDEVEVEWKSFQLDPTLDSDKTQNTIQYFREKKGVQEAQANQMLAQVTQMGKGAGIDFNFEKALITNTFSAHRLLHLAKKHNKSNEMEEALFIAHFIDGKNVGDPEVLISLAENLGIDKEEAREAITSDQLDYEVNQDIMEARNNGVSGVPFFVLNGKYAVSGAQPVEVFENALQQTYKETVSPFKDLSGSNGASCDTDGCSI; encoded by the coding sequence ATGAAAATAGAAATCTGGTCGGACGTGATGTGTCCGTTTTGCTATATCGGGAAAAATAACTTTGAACAGGCCTTGGAAAAATTGCCATTTAAAGATGAAGTGGAAGTAGAGTGGAAGAGCTTTCAGCTTGACCCAACTTTAGATTCTGATAAGACTCAAAATACGATTCAATATTTTAGAGAAAAAAAAGGAGTTCAGGAAGCTCAGGCTAACCAAATGCTGGCTCAGGTTACGCAAATGGGAAAAGGAGCCGGAATTGATTTCAATTTTGAAAAAGCATTAATTACCAATACATTCAGTGCTCACAGACTTCTTCATTTGGCTAAAAAGCATAACAAATCCAATGAAATGGAAGAAGCATTATTTATCGCTCATTTTATTGATGGCAAAAATGTAGGAGATCCTGAGGTATTGATTTCCCTTGCTGAAAACCTGGGCATTGATAAAGAAGAAGCCAGAGAAGCCATTACTTCTGACCAATTGGATTATGAAGTAAATCAGGATATTATGGAAGCAAGAAACAATGGAGTTTCCGGAGTTCCTTTCTTTGTTTTGAACGGAAAATATGCCGTTTCCGGAGCACAGCCTGTAGAAGTATTTGAAAATGCATTGCAGCAGACTTATAAAGAGACGGTAAGTCCTTTTAAAGATCTTTCAGGAAGTAACGGTGCTTCCTGTGATACAGATGGATGCAGCATTTAA
- a CDS encoding GNAT family N-acetyltransferase — MASIIINKASAEDMDIIQKLGVQTFSETFSENNTEEAMEKYLKESFNIEKITSELKNPDSHFYIAWEEDDPVGYLKVNSGKAQTELQDDTSLEIERIYVKKSHHGKKIGQLLYDQALKTAQHLKKSYLWLGVWEENLKALHFYKKNGFVEFDKHIFRLGDDEQTDLMMKKTLE; from the coding sequence ATGGCCTCAATTATCATCAATAAAGCCTCTGCGGAAGATATGGATATTATCCAGAAGCTTGGTGTCCAGACATTTTCTGAAACGTTTTCAGAAAACAATACGGAAGAAGCCATGGAAAAATATCTTAAAGAAAGCTTCAATATTGAAAAAATAACTTCTGAACTTAAGAATCCTGATTCTCATTTTTATATTGCCTGGGAAGAAGATGATCCGGTAGGTTATCTGAAAGTGAATTCCGGTAAAGCACAGACCGAATTACAGGATGATACCAGCCTTGAAATTGAACGGATCTATGTAAAGAAAAGTCATCATGGTAAGAAAATTGGGCAGCTCCTTTACGATCAGGCATTGAAAACCGCTCAACATCTCAAAAAATCATATCTGTGGCTGGGAGTCTGGGAAGAAAACCTGAAAGCCTTACATTTCTACAAAAAGAACGGTTTTGTTGAGTTTGATAAACACATTTTCAGGCTTGGAGATGATGAACAAACAGATCTGATGATGAAGAAAACTCTGGAGTAA